In one window of Leptospira sp. GIMC2001 DNA:
- a CDS encoding tetratricopeptide repeat protein has protein sequence MNGNLDEAYFFLREGEFEKARHLFSQLLDQNPDNLDWINSYFIASYWDNKIDHLMSLREGKDRGKAILRYLDDFENEIINRRIPREEAYTATLQCVLEEASHHLGISFRLEGWNGVDGETLRGLVICFIRLGNFAKALELLEYSGNLDHQSSDLSFLRAECLIGVGRLDEGKELYKRAFLDDPTRFRSENIIWEPIKIHLERLRRSGVDQEYISHLLPVSCQLAGVFANSIPATNSDLDYYLNQLQRLQDSKNNIQGKFANKLNLKIVMIGSVVLEKFSDKVYPQEISFVRKILADSKEAINDLLLL, from the coding sequence ATGAATGGCAATCTGGATGAAGCTTATTTTTTTCTACGCGAAGGTGAATTCGAGAAAGCAAGGCATCTATTCTCCCAACTTCTAGATCAGAACCCCGACAATCTAGATTGGATCAACTCCTACTTTATCGCAAGTTATTGGGATAACAAAATCGATCATCTCATGAGTCTTAGAGAAGGCAAAGATCGAGGTAAGGCAATTCTTAGATATTTAGATGATTTTGAAAATGAGATTATCAACCGCAGAATTCCTCGAGAAGAAGCATACACTGCTACTCTACAATGTGTTCTTGAAGAAGCATCCCATCATCTCGGAATCAGCTTTCGTCTGGAAGGCTGGAACGGTGTCGATGGCGAGACTCTCCGCGGTCTAGTTATCTGCTTCATTCGATTGGGCAATTTTGCTAAGGCTTTAGAATTATTAGAATATTCAGGAAATCTAGACCACCAATCTTCAGATTTAAGTTTTCTGCGTGCTGAATGTCTCATCGGTGTTGGTCGCCTAGACGAAGGAAAAGAATTGTACAAGCGCGCATTTCTGGATGATCCAACTCGCTTTCGATCTGAGAATATTATTTGGGAACCGATAAAAATTCATTTAGAAAGACTTCGAAGATCAGGCGTAGATCAAGAATATATATCCCATCTTCTTCCAGTATCTTGTCAATTGGCTGGGGTATTTGCTAATTCCATTCCTGCGACCAACTCTGATCTAGACTATTATCTAAACCAATTGCAAAGACTTCAAGACTCGAAAAATAATATTCAAGGGAAATTTGCGAACAAATTGAACTTAAAAATTGTGATGATTGGTTCGGTTGTGTTGGAAAAATTTAGTGATAAAGTC